Proteins co-encoded in one Hyla sarda isolate aHylSar1 chromosome 4, aHylSar1.hap1, whole genome shotgun sequence genomic window:
- the LOC130369062 gene encoding protein spinster homolog 1-like, translating to MASPQDPLLKEEEEAMEDHSDMDVEKGDIPERQNLPSLSVMSTARSIINVVILAFVNLLIYANRSSVAGVLPYIQKAYDTNASLSGLLNTLFIGSYVLVAPIAGYLGDHCNKKYTVCAGVIIWLSMTLTLSFIPDGYFLLFLLTSGLVGAGEATFCTIAPSIIADLFTSDQRTRMLNVFYSVIPVGCGLGYIIGPKVTDAARGDWHWAFRVTPGLGLIAVALMILVTKELPRATTNEKKNNKSQKFAKWATDLKKLFKNRSFMLTTMGSTAVSFIVGAIGVWGPSYLTHARTLLQEKDPCRAEPCDYHDILIFGVVTVVSGILGVVAGSEISKRYRKSNPRADPLVCGCAMMLSAPFLLLALTFGNISLVATNIFIFIGETLLSVNFTLISDIILKVVTPWRRSSALAVQMTIYHLLGDAGSPYLIGLISDTYELGYAKSPLLKYRSLEYALMTCTIMAVIGGAFFMATALYIERDEKEAEMESEPPSSSSSSLLPADEDRYSD from the coding sequence atggcctctccacaagacccattgctgaaggaggaggaagaagcaatggaggaccatagtgatatggatgtagaaaagggcgatatccctgagaggcagaacctgccatctctaagcgtgatgtccaccgcacgttccatcatcaacgtagtgatcctcgcctttgttaatttgctcatctatgcaaatcgctccagcgtggcgggggtgctgccttatatacagaaagcttatgacaccaatgctagtctgtccggcttattgaatacattgttcattggaagctatgtgctggtcgcaccaattgccggatatctgggcgaccactgtaataagaaatatactgtttgcgcaggagtcatcatttggctgagcatgacacttaccctgtcattcatccccgacgggtatttcctgctcttcctgctgacaagtggactggttggagccggagaggcgactttctgcaccatcgccccctccatcattgcagacctttttacaagtgaccagcggacccgcatgctgaacgtgttttactccgttatacctgtaggctgcggactaggatacatcatcgggcccaaagtgactgatgcagcaaggggcgattggcactgggcgtttcgggtcacccctggcctgggcctcatagctgtggctttgatgattttggtcacaaaggagcttccaagagcGACTACAAAcgagaagaagaacaacaaatcccagaagtttgctaAATGggcgacagatttgaaaaaactatttaaaaatcgaagcttcatgttaaccaccatgggatcgacggctgtatccttcatagtgggagccataggtgtatggggtccatcATACCTGACCCatgcacgaacactcctacaagagaaggacccttgccgcgctgaaccgtgtgactatcacgacatcctaatatttggtgtggttacagtcgtctccggcattctgggagttgtagcagggtcggagataagtaaaagatatcgcaaatccaacccacgggcggacccgcttgtgtgtggctgcgcgatgatgctctctgccccctttcttctgttggcattgactttcggcaacatcagcctcgttgccaccaacatcttcatcttcatcggagagacgcttctgtcagtaaatttcaccctcatatctgacattatactaaaagtagtaactccgtggaggagatcttcagccctggccgtgcagatgacaatctatcacctcctaggtgacgccggcagcccgtacctcatcggcctgatatctgacacctacgaactaggatatgccaaatcccctcttctgaaataccgcagcctggagtatgccctcatgacctgcaccataatggcagtcatcggaggggccttcttcatggccacggccctatatatagagagggacgaaaaagaagcagagatggaatcagaacctccgtcatcctcctcctcctcactgcttcctgccgatgaggaccgctattcagactga